The Bacillota bacterium genome has a segment encoding these proteins:
- a CDS encoding ATP-binding cassette domain-containing protein: MIEVIDVTKRYGQHLAVDGVSFKVNKGEILGFLGPNGAGKSTTMNIIAGYISMTEGTVTVDGLDVLDNAAEVRRKIGYLPEVPPLYGDMTVGEYYNFVSRIKFVPRSERKSNIEEVMEKVGLTDVRKRLIRNLSKGYKQRVGLGAAMIGNPEVLILDEPTVGLDPKQIIDIRKLIKDLGRDHTIILSSHILPEVSAVCERIVIINKGRIVASDTPENLSARLGGGKDLVIRVPGQAQPAVDILSGISGIADVEVAGEREPETVDLIIKSDRDIRTDIFFAFSRAELPILSMKPNDLTLEEIFIQVTQDSQEGIRNASSLS, encoded by the coding sequence ATGATTGAGGTGATTGATGTCACCAAACGATACGGACAGCACTTGGCTGTCGATGGCGTCAGTTTCAAAGTTAACAAAGGTGAAATTCTTGGTTTTCTCGGTCCTAACGGCGCGGGAAAGAGCACAACCATGAACATCATCGCCGGCTACATCTCCATGACTGAAGGTACGGTAACCGTGGATGGGCTTGATGTACTGGACAACGCCGCTGAAGTTCGGCGTAAAATCGGTTATCTGCCAGAAGTTCCACCTTTGTATGGAGATATGACGGTTGGTGAGTACTACAATTTTGTGAGCCGGATTAAGTTTGTGCCGCGGAGCGAGCGGAAAAGCAATATTGAAGAAGTGATGGAAAAGGTAGGTCTCACCGATGTGCGCAAGCGCTTAATTCGGAATTTATCGAAAGGGTATAAGCAGCGCGTTGGCTTAGGCGCAGCTATGATTGGCAATCCGGAAGTTCTGATTCTTGATGAGCCGACGGTTGGATTAGATCCAAAGCAGATTATTGATATCCGCAAGCTGATTAAAGATTTGGGCAGGGACCACACCATAATACTCAGCTCCCATATTCTCCCGGAAGTGAGCGCGGTCTGCGAGCGGATTGTAATTATTAACAAGGGGAGAATTGTCGCCAGTGATACTCCCGAAAATCTCTCGGCGCGTCTAGGCGGCGGCAAGGATTTAGTAATCCGCGTACCCGGACAAGCCCAACCCGCGGTGGACATTCTGTCCGGCATTTCCGGTATTGCTGATGTGGAGGTTGCCGGAGAAAGGGAACCAGAGACAGTTGATCTGATCATCAAATCGGATCGGGACATCCGCACTGATATTTTCTTTGCTTTCAGCAGGGCTGAGCTGCCGATCCTGTCTATGAAGCCGAATGATCTGACTCTAGAAGAGATATTTATTCAAGTTACTCAAGATTCACAGGAGGGGATCAGGAATGCTAGCAGTTTATCTTAA
- a CDS encoding ABC transporter permease, translating into MLAVYLKDLSAYFRTLSGYVFMSVFLLITSIFFVTGNVFNANPDYNGTLGNILFIFILVVPILTMRAMSDEAARKTDHLLFTAPISFADVVLGKYFAAVTVFAITLLLTSLYPFSLSFFGEIAVWEIVGGTIGFFLLGCVSIAIGILVSSLTDNLVNAAIGTFGALLAVLFIDSFRSIFPVEINPNAVFAAFLVLVVAFWVYWLTRSLFTGAALAVIGLAAVGLVFWLRPEFFQGFVFHLFGWFSVFHHFTNFQMGLLTLSSVVYYVSFVVVVLFFTVRTLEKRRWS; encoded by the coding sequence ATGCTAGCAGTTTATCTTAAAGATTTATCCGCATATTTTCGCACACTCTCCGGTTATGTGTTTATGAGTGTTTTTCTGCTGATCACCAGCATCTTCTTTGTTACCGGAAACGTATTCAACGCGAACCCGGACTATAATGGTACTTTAGGCAATATTTTGTTCATCTTTATATTGGTAGTTCCGATTCTGACGATGCGGGCTATGTCGGATGAGGCGGCTCGTAAAACAGATCATCTTCTGTTTACGGCTCCCATTTCGTTTGCGGATGTAGTGCTGGGCAAATATTTTGCAGCGGTAACCGTGTTCGCCATTACCCTTCTGCTTACCAGCCTGTATCCGTTTTCTTTAAGTTTCTTTGGTGAAATCGCGGTGTGGGAGATTGTCGGCGGCACAATCGGGTTTTTCCTCCTGGGCTGTGTCTCTATTGCAATTGGAATTCTGGTTTCTTCCCTGACAGATAATCTGGTAAATGCGGCAATCGGGACATTTGGGGCGCTGTTAGCTGTCCTGTTCATTGATTCATTTCGCTCCATTTTCCCAGTAGAGATTAACCCTAACGCTGTGTTTGCAGCTTTTTTAGTGCTGGTGGTCGCCTTTTGGGTGTATTGGCTCACCCGCAGTCTCTTTACCGGAGCGGCTCTAGCGGTGATCGGTTTAGCAGCAGTGGGACTGGTGTTCTGGCTGCGGCCGGAGTTTTTCCAAGGTTTTGTGTTTCATCTGTTCGGATGGTTTTCCGTGTTTCACCACTTCACCAATTTCCAAATGGGACTGCTGACTTTAAGCTCGGTTGTTTATTATGTCAGTTTTGTCGTTGTAGTCCTGTTTTTCACAGTCCGAACCTTAGAAAAGCGGCGCTGGAGCTAG
- a CDS encoding GldG family protein has translation MDFKALFKDRKFRYGGSSALLTVLVIAIIVVINLIVRSYDLRVDLTENKLYSLSEQTLRILDNLDQKVNIYALYRTGNENIAVAEIIDRYERRSNQVNFEFMDPLLNPQFVENYKGEVTPDIGSVVVVSGDRYKVIQPQDFINFTYNYYYQMVPESLAIEQQITSAIMYVTAERVPVVYRLIGHGELDLSASFLDLAKRENFQIEDLDLLTVEAVPEDAAVLLLVSPEKDFTAEEDEKLRAYLEQGGRMVMLLDYSAHERPNLDGLLESYGLRLEKGLIIEGDANSRLANPFYIVPHFQSHLLTEPMISAKSLVVMPLTQPITVLQARRSQLKIEPLLTTTANSWAKDNFEEQTLNWAEGDAVGPFNVAVAVTDGADDGWGPTPAKLVVMSTSGLLVDQFDQLSRGANSELIINSINWLNDAQEQITIRPKPITTSQLSMTYMQQLILSGVFVIVLPVLVFLTGFIIWTRRRHL, from the coding sequence ATGGATTTTAAAGCTCTTTTTAAAGATCGCAAATTTCGCTATGGCGGCAGCTCCGCTCTTTTGACGGTGCTTGTGATCGCTATTATTGTAGTCATCAACTTAATTGTCCGCTCTTATGACTTGAGGGTGGATTTAACCGAGAATAAACTGTATTCTCTGTCGGAGCAAACCCTGCGGATTTTAGACAATCTCGATCAGAAAGTTAATATTTATGCTTTGTATCGGACCGGAAATGAAAATATTGCGGTTGCTGAAATCATTGACCGGTATGAACGGCGTTCTAACCAGGTAAACTTCGAGTTTATGGATCCGCTTTTAAATCCCCAATTTGTTGAGAATTACAAAGGGGAAGTTACTCCTGATATAGGCAGCGTAGTTGTAGTCAGCGGCGATCGCTATAAAGTGATTCAGCCTCAGGATTTCATCAACTTTACCTATAACTACTACTACCAGATGGTGCCCGAGTCGCTGGCAATTGAGCAGCAGATTACCAGCGCGATTATGTATGTTACCGCTGAGCGAGTTCCTGTGGTTTACCGGCTGATCGGCCACGGCGAACTCGATTTGTCGGCCAGCTTCCTGGATTTAGCGAAACGGGAGAACTTCCAGATCGAAGATTTAGACCTGCTCACTGTGGAGGCGGTTCCAGAGGATGCGGCTGTACTGCTCTTGGTGTCTCCGGAAAAAGACTTCACCGCTGAAGAAGATGAAAAACTCCGGGCTTATTTGGAGCAGGGTGGACGCATGGTAATGCTCTTAGATTATTCCGCTCATGAGCGTCCCAACCTAGATGGACTGCTGGAAAGCTATGGCTTAAGGTTGGAAAAAGGCTTGATTATTGAGGGGGATGCCAACTCCAGACTGGCTAATCCATTTTATATTGTGCCGCACTTCCAAAGCCATCTGCTCACAGAGCCCATGATAAGTGCCAAAAGTTTAGTGGTGATGCCTTTGACCCAGCCAATTACAGTTCTCCAGGCGCGCCGCTCCCAACTCAAAATCGAGCCGCTGTTAACTACTACTGCTAACTCGTGGGCAAAAGATAACTTTGAGGAACAGACACTTAACTGGGCTGAAGGCGATGCAGTCGGTCCTTTCAACGTGGCGGTGGCAGTAACCGATGGCGCAGATGATGGCTGGGGTCCCACGCCGGCAAAACTGGTGGTCATGTCCACCTCCGGGCTGCTCGTTGACCAGTTCGATCAGCTCAGCCGGGGGGCCAACAGCGAGCTGATTATTAACAGCATTAACTGGCTCAACGATGCGCAGGAGCAGATTACCATTAGGCCGAAGCCAATTACAACCAGTCAGTTGTCCATGACCTATATGCAGCAGCTGATTCTATCAGGCGTATTTGTAATTGTCCTGCCAGTTTTGGTGTTCCTGACCGGATTCATTATCTGGACAAGGAGGCGGCATCTATGA
- a CDS encoding DUF4340 domain-containing protein translates to MRKRYQWIALSLCLLLLIGVYWYINRPENAGSGSEPVRDLDFWEFEEREIRRLTLQGKQEIVLEQSDDGWQVASLDPELTELAQVNTVVRRFASLEAAFLLEEDPKDLSRYGLDAPNTTVRAELEDGTEHTVYLGNRHPTEYLYYLMREGDKAVYAVNGMYGTAFQSTLENFRSRELGSINLMTLKHLLIRSEGKEPLEIKAVENPAASLQGIDRLRFVSPFKTPKRIASLDNYPDFTLDGSPLLTLRVKDFIELDPKDLSEYGLDQPKGELLVEDSEHKVHLLIGADRSDSEVYAMLAGGTEVFSIYKNLIRIRNADPFDWLIKFLYMASIDDVNQVDITWDDQRYELTMEREEVIVEEDGETKTEKKETFFINGLEAEERSFRRLYGTVIGLTVDARLDHSVEGEPVFKIVYHHNGEDLAPVTVELLPYSRVLYAARIEGVVEFVVAKEKVDKAKSELIAAFEAAKADAAK, encoded by the coding sequence ATGAGGAAGAGGTATCAGTGGATAGCGCTTTCTCTCTGCTTGCTGCTGTTGATCGGCGTGTACTGGTATATCAATCGACCCGAAAACGCCGGTTCCGGATCGGAACCGGTTCGGGATCTGGACTTTTGGGAATTTGAAGAAAGGGAGATTCGCCGCTTGACCTTGCAGGGCAAGCAGGAAATTGTGCTGGAACAGAGTGATGATGGTTGGCAGGTGGCGAGCTTAGATCCGGAACTTACGGAACTGGCCCAGGTTAACACAGTAGTGAGGCGGTTTGCATCGCTAGAAGCCGCTTTTCTGCTCGAAGAGGATCCGAAAGACTTAAGCCGCTATGGACTTGATGCACCTAATACCACCGTTCGGGCTGAGCTGGAAGATGGCACTGAGCATACCGTTTACTTAGGCAACCGCCATCCAACCGAGTATTTATACTATCTGATGCGGGAAGGCGACAAGGCTGTCTATGCTGTAAACGGTATGTACGGCACCGCGTTTCAATCAACTTTGGAGAATTTCCGGAGCCGGGAACTCGGCAGCATCAATCTTATGACGCTCAAGCACTTGCTGATTCGCAGTGAAGGGAAAGAGCCGCTTGAGATAAAAGCGGTTGAAAACCCGGCAGCTAGTCTCCAGGGAATCGACCGCCTTCGGTTTGTAAGTCCTTTTAAAACTCCCAAACGCATTGCCAGTTTAGATAACTACCCGGACTTTACTTTAGACGGCAGTCCACTGCTGACGTTGAGGGTGAAAGATTTCATTGAACTTGATCCGAAGGATTTGAGCGAGTACGGATTAGATCAGCCAAAGGGCGAGCTGTTAGTCGAGGACAGCGAGCATAAAGTGCATTTATTAATTGGTGCAGACCGCAGTGACAGCGAGGTTTACGCCATGCTGGCGGGTGGCACTGAGGTATTTTCGATTTACAAAAACCTCATCCGCATCCGCAATGCCGATCCTTTTGACTGGCTGATTAAATTCTTGTACATGGCCAGCATTGATGATGTAAATCAAGTGGATATTACATGGGATGATCAGCGCTATGAGCTTACCATGGAGCGGGAAGAAGTTATTGTTGAGGAAGATGGAGAAACGAAGACTGAGAAAAAAGAGACATTCTTTATCAATGGTTTAGAAGCAGAGGAACGATCTTTCCGCAGACTGTACGGCACGGTAATCGGCCTGACAGTCGATGCCCGCCTCGATCACAGCGTTGAGGGTGAACCGGTCTTTAAGATAGTTTACCACCACAACGGGGAAGACCTTGCCCCTGTTACAGTGGAGCTGCTGCCTTACAGCCGGGTTTTATACGCAGCGCGGATCGAAGGCGTGGTGGAATTTGTCGTTGCGAAAGAAAAGGTAGATAAGGCGAAAAGCGAGCTGATCGCAGCTTTTGAGGCAGCTAAGGCTGATGCAGCAAAGTAG